One part of the Borrelia sp. A-FGy1 genome encodes these proteins:
- a CDS encoding apolipoprotein A1/A4/E family protein → NGLGKLDERIVKLDEKVEKVRSELKLDISKLDEKVEKVRSELSAEIKTVRSELSSEIKTVRSELSAEIKGVRSDLSAEIKGVRSDLKGDISKLDEKVEKVRSDLKGDISKLDEKVEKVRSELKGDIGKLDEKVGKLDEKVGKLDERINTNHKELQDSISKLSKELQDSRVEFSKELQDSRSEFSKYIKSLIYPFYWILGIFIPSIIGMFLYLLQK, encoded by the coding sequence GAAATGGATTAGGGAAGCTAGATGAAAGAATAGTCAAGTTAGATGAGAAGGTAGAAAAAGTAAGAAGTGAGCTTAAGCTAGATATATCAAAGTTAGATGAGAAGGTAGAAAAAGTAAGAAGTGAACTTTCTGCAGAGATAAAGACAGTAAGAAGTGAACTTTCTTCAGAAATAAAGACAGTAAGAAGTGAACTTTCTGCAGAAATAAAGGGAGTAAGAAGTGATCTTTCTGCAGAAATAAAGGGAGTAAGAAGTGATCTTAAGGGAGATATATCAAAGTTAGATGAGAAGGTAGAAAAAGTAAGAAGTGATCTTAAGGGAGATATATCAAAGTTAGATGAGAAGGTAGAAAAAGTAAGAAGTGAGCTTAAAGGTGATATAGGCAAGTTAGATGAAAAAGTAGGCAAGTTAGATGAAAAAGTAGGCAAGTTAGATGAAAGGATAAATACAAATCATAAAGAACTTCAGGACTCAATAAGCAAATTAAGTAAAGAACTGCAGGACTCAAGAGTTGAATTTAGTAAAGAACTGCAGGACTCAAGAAGTGAATTTAGTAAATATATAAAAAGCTTGATATATCCATTTTATTGGATATTAGGAATATTTATTCCATCAATAATAGGAATGTTTTTATATTTACTGCAAAAATAG